A genome region from Halomarina litorea includes the following:
- a CDS encoding VirB4 family type IV secretion system protein, with the protein MAGRFDSLRSWLPVGSSEPSIDDIDDETFDRAAKILEANGDDLTKENIREQAEYLLEVEDVDEGELRLGIVQDETEKTLADRDVIAPRQLQEVSNLFESGYMVRNDQFVRTLTIHGYPERVPLGWLENLYTTNDHVRVTQHIEPRDTGSVLRKLQKRLTQLRARLHKKHEKNQTDTHEAEADRDMVKDLIWDIILGETKLFDFAIYIEIIADTEQELDDATERVVETLGAANAEAVTLDKRQIESQDALAPLGNDPIKATQLMQETAVGTMFPFIEPAVADPEGVFYGFDGTNTPVLLDRYRLSSYSKAIAGKMGSGKTFAEKHEMYHRLMMDPEIEMLVLDPLGDFVDFANDLGGQVIRFGGQNTVNPLEIRRGIDDVADDPFKKKFRSVMELFRTHFSAVADQSLSKEQEGILRRAVRLAYLKYGITPDPVTHENTSPTMQDVLDILHALTDGDQPSEFIELHEDANEERVRPEIEQLEMRFKEADEKYAYQLLLGLEAFQHGGENDNLNGRTNVELDNRLVVIDMSMFADTGQAPLFMHVMFDWIYQRAQSSDRRTQVTIDEAHYLLRRAATTDMIDLFIRHSRHFNTAITLISQTVDEFIAKSDKKSEEAVEKARNVYNLCDIKQIFHHESVSDAMIDFHGLTPSEQNFIATAQTGEDGGYSECLLAVNDWTKSLALHVNDYEIHVLDDDLDPWEYLVDQRYIDAGDVEYLAEEGRVDDYDIPDSLLAEAGVSTAPQEADD; encoded by the coding sequence CTTCCAGTGGGAAGTAGCGAGCCGAGCATCGATGACATCGACGACGAGACGTTCGACCGGGCAGCGAAGATTCTCGAAGCGAACGGGGACGACCTCACGAAGGAGAACATCCGCGAACAAGCCGAGTACCTGCTTGAGGTCGAGGATGTCGACGAGGGTGAACTCCGACTCGGCATCGTGCAGGACGAGACCGAGAAGACGCTTGCCGACCGGGATGTCATCGCTCCTCGCCAGCTCCAGGAGGTCTCGAACCTCTTCGAGTCGGGCTATATGGTTCGCAACGACCAGTTCGTCCGCACCCTCACCATCCACGGCTATCCCGAACGCGTTCCCCTCGGGTGGCTCGAGAACCTGTACACGACGAACGACCACGTCCGCGTTACCCAACACATCGAGCCTCGCGATACTGGGTCAGTCCTCCGCAAACTCCAGAAACGCCTCACGCAACTGCGAGCCCGTCTCCACAAGAAACACGAGAAGAACCAGACCGACACCCACGAGGCTGAGGCCGACCGCGACATGGTCAAAGACCTCATCTGGGACATCATCCTCGGGGAGACGAAACTCTTCGACTTCGCGATCTACATCGAGATCATCGCCGACACCGAGCAAGAACTCGATGACGCCACCGAACGCGTCGTCGAAACGCTTGGGGCCGCGAATGCTGAGGCAGTCACGCTCGACAAACGCCAGATCGAATCCCAGGACGCACTCGCGCCGCTGGGTAATGACCCGATCAAGGCCACCCAACTCATGCAGGAGACCGCCGTGGGGACGATGTTCCCGTTCATCGAGCCCGCCGTGGCAGACCCGGAGGGTGTCTTCTACGGGTTCGACGGGACGAATACACCCGTTCTGCTAGACCGCTACCGGCTCTCGTCGTACTCGAAAGCCATCGCGGGCAAGATGGGGTCGGGGAAGACGTTCGCCGAGAAGCACGAGATGTACCATCGCCTGATGATGGACCCCGAGATCGAAATGCTCGTGCTCGACCCGCTCGGGGACTTTGTCGACTTCGCGAACGACCTCGGCGGCCAGGTCATCCGCTTCGGTGGCCAGAACACCGTGAACCCGCTAGAAATTCGCCGTGGCATCGACGACGTCGCCGACGACCCATTCAAGAAGAAGTTCCGCTCGGTGATGGAGCTGTTCCGCACGCACTTCTCGGCGGTCGCCGACCAGTCACTGAGCAAGGAACAGGAGGGTATCCTCCGGCGGGCTGTCCGTCTCGCCTATCTCAAGTACGGAATTACCCCCGACCCGGTGACGCACGAGAACACGAGTCCGACGATGCAGGACGTCCTCGACATCCTCCACGCGCTCACGGACGGCGACCAGCCATCTGAGTTCATCGAACTGCATGAGGATGCAAACGAGGAGCGCGTTCGGCCGGAGATCGAACAGCTGGAGATGCGATTCAAAGAGGCCGACGAGAAGTACGCCTACCAACTCCTCCTCGGTCTCGAAGCGTTCCAGCACGGTGGCGAGAACGACAATCTGAACGGGCGAACCAACGTCGAACTCGACAACCGGCTGGTCGTCATCGACATGTCGATGTTCGCCGATACCGGCCAAGCACCGCTGTTCATGCACGTCATGTTCGACTGGATCTACCAGCGTGCCCAGAGCAGTGACCGACGTACGCAGGTCACCATCGACGAGGCACACTACCTCCTGCGGCGAGCGGCGACGACGGACATGATCGACCTGTTCATCCGGCACAGTCGGCACTTCAACACGGCGATCACACTCATTTCCCAGACGGTCGACGAGTTCATCGCGAAGTCCGACAAGAAATCCGAGGAGGCCGTCGAGAAGGCGCGGAACGTCTACAACCTCTGCGACATCAAGCAGATCTTCCACCACGAGTCGGTCAGCGACGCAATGATCGACTTCCACGGCCTCACACCCTCCGAGCAGAACTTCATCGCGACCGCGCAGACCGGCGAAGACGGCGGCTACTCGGAGTGCCTACTCGCGGTGAATGACTGGACGAAGTCGCTCGCCCTCCACGTGAACGACTACGAGATCCACGTCCTCGACGACGACTTGGACCCGTGGGAGTACCTCGTCGACCAGCGATACATCGACGCTGGCGACGTCGAGTATCTCGCAGAAGAAGGCCGCGTCGACGACTACGACATCCCGGACTCACTGCTCGCTGAGGCCGGCGTCTCGACAGCACCACAAGAGGCCGATGACTGA
- a CDS encoding DNA primase, translating into MTGEWRESTREELHTYYIETFPNHLDALPSFLTASGPKQYAIAFREAYPIRKQNAPDRSFIRRDTWQTSNSGERTIQQFGSVEDLVEFIQYPARYDPAQGSNYALADPDLLERPEPRPDAVYYALDHWERPWVLAVDIDAKDIAAQRASSESSDGKADDVGTEQLRATGILDSPPEGYPYTFDDIEQALEYGFAVQDIFEDDFEADETMVVYSGQGCHVYLLDEDREHHYDEQSREVINDLFLEEYEIPIDPVVTADRRRVMRLPYSIHADVSRVVQPIDDPGFDFRTEATPEFLES; encoded by the coding sequence ATGACTGGGGAGTGGCGAGAATCGACTCGTGAAGAGCTCCACACCTACTACATAGAGACGTTTCCGAACCACCTCGACGCCCTCCCGTCATTCCTTACAGCCAGTGGCCCGAAGCAGTACGCTATCGCCTTCCGCGAGGCATACCCAATCCGGAAGCAGAACGCTCCAGATCGGTCGTTCATCCGCCGCGATACCTGGCAGACCAGCAACTCCGGCGAGCGAACCATCCAGCAGTTCGGCTCGGTGGAGGATCTCGTCGAGTTCATCCAGTACCCCGCACGCTACGACCCTGCTCAAGGGAGCAACTACGCGCTCGCAGACCCGGATCTCCTGGAACGGCCAGAACCACGCCCTGACGCAGTCTACTACGCGCTCGATCACTGGGAGCGACCATGGGTCCTCGCGGTCGATATCGACGCGAAGGACATCGCCGCACAGCGCGCTTCCAGTGAATCAAGCGATGGGAAAGCCGACGATGTCGGGACTGAGCAGCTTCGTGCCACAGGTATCCTTGACAGCCCGCCTGAGGGATACCCCTACACGTTCGACGATATCGAGCAGGCCCTTGAGTACGGATTTGCCGTCCAGGACATCTTCGAGGACGACTTCGAAGCCGACGAGACCATGGTCGTCTACTCGGGACAGGGCTGTCACGTCTACTTGCTCGATGAGGATCGTGAACACCACTACGATGAGCAAAGTCGTGAGGTCATCAACGACCTGTTCCTCGAAGAATATGAGATTCCCATCGATCCGGTCGTCACGGCCGACCGACGCCGGGTGATGCGGCTGCCGTACTCGATACACGCCGACGTCTCGCGTGTCGTTCAGCCAATCGACGATCCGGGATTCGACTTCCGGACTGAAGCGACACCTGAGTTCCTTGAATCATGA
- a CDS encoding primase-associated protein has translation MSRDTPTNDEYTAYRVAALPRDKGEFQLTQLFERGYQRWTVDGEQQTEKMLADIERFTTDAFAPSTREEAAERPYVDDPGALATLTTLGAVCIMDHPKLEDTPPRHLALLGDLRELYVNNIASLVREYEDWSLHQEIAETLYAKDPGEDGVHPGRVCTDITERPEFGEGYYLEIPLVAASRKCLARSEGDENQQGEIQAHIADNHLYVPVSDFMAKYREYAEDAFGRLLAVQEEALTADQRSWLTANESAITDRIDRFFQAGQTHRVWENWSRQKRDLLTIINAVSDADDDVAQLGETQTARDLYEAVDAYEPKRTWERRVCESISSPRSLGTVLSRNRDHASVTVENARLNRYTLTKYSDGAQPLHVDELEDLFELPCMAAMDERLQEKKPVRKDLFNLVRMAWWLPQYRDASTGEFISDVKDLFSRWPWYDDEVTGYQIRYELDNDIGGEIPLPMNCANDDMQRYCIGRDQCPYSIYGSLPFPDEMYEQIDDQGASPSQ, from the coding sequence ATGAGCCGAGACACGCCCACAAACGACGAGTACACGGCGTATCGAGTCGCTGCCCTCCCCCGAGACAAGGGCGAGTTCCAGCTCACCCAGCTATTCGAGCGCGGGTATCAGCGGTGGACAGTCGACGGGGAGCAGCAAACAGAGAAGATGCTCGCAGACATCGAGCGGTTCACTACCGATGCGTTCGCGCCGAGCACACGGGAGGAGGCGGCGGAGCGCCCCTATGTCGACGATCCGGGAGCGCTAGCCACCCTCACGACGCTCGGGGCGGTCTGCATCATGGACCATCCCAAACTCGAGGATACGCCGCCCCGTCATCTCGCGCTCCTCGGTGATCTCCGCGAACTCTACGTCAACAATATCGCCTCACTCGTTCGCGAGTACGAAGACTGGTCGCTCCACCAGGAAATCGCCGAAACCCTCTACGCGAAAGATCCCGGTGAGGACGGTGTCCATCCGGGGCGTGTCTGTACGGACATCACCGAACGCCCCGAGTTCGGAGAGGGGTATTACCTCGAAATCCCGCTCGTCGCCGCCTCACGAAAGTGCCTCGCTCGTTCGGAGGGGGATGAGAACCAGCAGGGCGAGATCCAGGCCCACATCGCGGACAACCACCTGTACGTCCCCGTCTCAGATTTTATGGCGAAGTACCGCGAGTACGCAGAGGACGCCTTTGGCCGGCTTCTCGCAGTTCAAGAAGAGGCGCTGACTGCAGACCAGCGGAGCTGGCTCACCGCGAACGAATCAGCGATCACTGACCGCATCGACCGGTTCTTCCAGGCCGGACAAACCCATCGCGTGTGGGAGAACTGGAGCCGACAGAAACGTGACCTGCTGACGATCATCAACGCTGTCTCTGACGCAGACGACGACGTCGCCCAACTCGGTGAGACGCAGACTGCACGCGACCTCTACGAAGCGGTTGACGCATACGAGCCGAAGCGAACATGGGAGCGAAGAGTCTGTGAGTCGATTTCTTCGCCGCGAAGTCTCGGGACGGTGCTCTCGCGGAACCGCGATCACGCGAGCGTCACCGTTGAGAACGCGCGCTTGAATCGGTACACGCTCACCAAATACAGCGACGGTGCGCAACCCCTCCACGTCGACGAACTCGAAGATCTGTTCGAGTTGCCCTGTATGGCGGCGATGGACGAGCGCCTGCAGGAGAAGAAACCCGTTCGGAAGGACCTGTTCAATCTGGTGCGGATGGCGTGGTGGCTCCCACAGTACCGGGACGCGAGTACGGGGGAATTCATCAGCGACGTGAAAGACCTGTTCTCGCGGTGGCCCTGGTACGACGACGAGGTGACTGGGTACCAGATTCGGTACGAACTCGACAACGACATCGGCGGAGAAATCCCCCTCCCGATGAATTGTGCGAATGATGATATGCAGCGGTACTGCATCGGGCGCGACCAGTGCCCGTACTCGATCTATGGGAGCCTCCCCTTCCCCGACGAGATGTACGAGCAGATCGATGACCAAGGAGCGTCTCCTTCACAGTAA
- a CDS encoding HD domain-containing protein has translation MTERLGPLARKLSVPYYEDALPAHDSFHAKRVRDLAVRLGNECERTVDDEILSAAAWLHDIGRPRERMGEIDDHDAWGAVKAEELLQAEAVTPAQIDAIKHCIRAHSIRSSSPDPKTLEAKLLFDADKLEATGARGIVRLACIVGERSGRMGEKYAVIDDASVSGAPPSDHSDIALLREWAEERLDRLYTSPGRRLGQPRQGFMDEFFMQFDREIGVDGEG, from the coding sequence ATGACGGAGAGACTAGGTCCCCTTGCTCGAAAGTTGTCGGTGCCCTATTACGAAGATGCCCTCCCAGCACACGATAGTTTCCATGCCAAACGGGTGCGCGACTTGGCCGTTCGGTTGGGAAATGAGTGTGAGCGGACAGTCGATGACGAAATTCTATCTGCAGCAGCGTGGCTACACGATATCGGTCGCCCACGAGAACGGATGGGTGAGATCGATGATCACGACGCTTGGGGCGCAGTGAAAGCGGAGGAACTGCTCCAAGCCGAAGCAGTAACCCCCGCCCAAATTGATGCAATCAAACACTGTATCAGAGCCCATAGCATTCGGTCTAGCTCTCCGGATCCAAAGACGCTTGAAGCGAAATTGCTCTTCGACGCAGACAAGCTGGAAGCCACTGGAGCACGTGGTATCGTTCGCTTAGCCTGTATTGTCGGTGAGAGATCGGGCCGGATGGGCGAAAAATACGCAGTAATCGATGACGCTTCAGTTTCCGGAGCACCTCCATCGGATCATTCTGATATCGCTCTACTACGGGAGTGGGCGGAGGAGCGTCTAGATAGGTTGTATACTTCACCAGGACGTCGCCTTGGTCAGCCCCGGCAGGGTTTCATGGACGAGTTCTTCATGCAATTCGATAGAGAAATCGGGGTAGATGGAGAGGGATAA
- a CDS encoding MBL fold metallo-hydrolase, with translation MEIQFQHANPYSGRESVVLRIDGLLPDQTVCVLVDAGQNVAIDELLDEDANEYLTAVCLTHAHLDHYHSLGDTLTHGAPVYAATDTATILEDVFAAGADHYDLSNTERVLDQLEAINGWTQIVPGLRVHPVPAGHTPGAAGFLFEVTADDERRTILVTGDFTTRRAAGYPGFDLDLPVDVDVLVLTAATSEDFEATLTDAVGTICERVWAGSTVLATASGLTGLQVAYLLGHLAEEWDERLSIRLVGHVAKLYDRLEYSVPNVATTPEFADPSTVLESDGVTIAGPEVPIDGSAKRLFETVADDPGATLVQLINGGSSPVTSAACTTHHFSLSNHPAPHTIDDVVEALSPVHVVITHQQGAAANQYKDKYASFVWATDDTDCYTLLDDSGWTPPPWVTESTKRRVQSGTTTMGGVLGDAIADAELPLLTVTRLDEVDLGAEGLDLTALSDRLSVEHTEHASSETPAPQQATDSPAPSTDRVMTDGMAGELPIPDGDPDIDSVLSGIDARLDRIESAITGHDIDARVVDAGDGTLLLRLENPPDHLEHGQRLRVRLLNGIDSERDDDQSAQDT, from the coding sequence ATGGAGATCCAGTTCCAGCACGCGAACCCGTACTCCGGGCGCGAGTCGGTTGTCCTCCGGATTGATGGGTTACTTCCCGACCAGACGGTCTGCGTGCTGGTCGATGCTGGACAGAACGTCGCAATCGATGAGCTTCTCGACGAGGACGCCAACGAATATCTCACGGCGGTCTGTCTCACGCACGCTCATCTCGACCACTATCACTCACTCGGCGACACCCTCACGCATGGGGCGCCAGTGTATGCCGCTACCGATACGGCCACCATCCTCGAAGACGTTTTCGCGGCTGGCGCGGACCACTACGACCTCTCGAATACGGAGCGCGTGCTCGACCAGCTGGAGGCAATCAACGGATGGACACAGATTGTTCCCGGTCTCCGCGTCCATCCCGTTCCAGCTGGCCACACGCCGGGTGCTGCGGGCTTTCTCTTCGAGGTCACTGCCGACGACGAGCGGCGAACAATCCTCGTCACTGGTGATTTCACGACCCGTCGTGCTGCTGGCTACCCAGGCTTCGACCTCGATCTCCCTGTGGATGTCGACGTTCTTGTCCTGACGGCCGCCACGAGCGAGGACTTCGAAGCGACCCTCACCGATGCTGTCGGAACGATCTGTGAACGCGTCTGGGCCGGCTCGACCGTACTCGCGACAGCCAGTGGCCTAACCGGGCTGCAGGTGGCGTATCTCCTCGGGCATCTCGCCGAGGAGTGGGACGAACGGCTTTCGATCAGGCTTGTTGGCCACGTGGCAAAGCTCTACGACCGGCTTGAGTACAGCGTCCCGAACGTCGCGACGACCCCCGAGTTTGCTGACCCGTCGACAGTGTTGGAATCGGATGGGGTGACGATTGCAGGGCCAGAGGTACCGATCGATGGGAGTGCCAAGCGGCTCTTCGAGACGGTCGCGGACGATCCCGGTGCAACGCTCGTTCAGCTCATCAACGGCGGGAGTTCCCCCGTAACGAGTGCGGCGTGTACGACCCACCACTTTTCGCTCAGCAATCACCCCGCACCGCACACGATCGACGACGTCGTCGAGGCGCTCTCTCCAGTCCACGTGGTGATCACACATCAACAGGGCGCTGCTGCGAACCAGTACAAGGACAAGTACGCCAGTTTCGTCTGGGCCACTGATGACACGGACTGCTACACGCTCCTCGACGACTCGGGCTGGACACCGCCACCGTGGGTGACGGAGTCAACGAAGCGTCGGGTGCAGTCCGGGACGACCACGATGGGCGGAGTGCTTGGCGACGCGATTGCGGACGCGGAGCTACCGCTCTTGACGGTAACGCGGCTCGACGAGGTTGATCTCGGCGCGGAGGGGCTTGATCTGACAGCGCTCAGTGACCGGCTTTCAGTAGAACACACCGAGCACGCGTCGAGTGAAACACCTGCTCCGCAGCAAGCGACTGACAGTCCGGCGCCCTCCACAGATCGTGTGATGACCGACGGGATGGCCGGTGAACTACCAATACCTGACGGTGACCCGGATATCGATTCCGTCCTGTCGGGGATTGATGCCCGTCTCGACCGCATTGAATCGGCAATCACAGGCCACGACATCGACGCCCGCGTCGTTGATGCGGGCGATGGGACGCTCCTGCTACGGCTTGAGAACCCACCGGACCATCTCGAACACGGCCAGCGATTACGCGTCCGGCTCCTCAACGGTATAGACTCAGAGAGGGATGACGATCAGTCGGCCCAAGATACGTAG
- a CDS encoding DUF7558 family protein: MQQTLSGCAFCEAVPGSAAGTAYTWGKDERVTHQICVDCAVQEHPDPDERDHHACDSCGLVVDALTALTRFRVELGHLEGPVQLCTRCNPGGPATYWTRDLETHVVDE, translated from the coding sequence ATGCAGCAGACGCTCTCCGGGTGTGCCTTCTGTGAGGCAGTACCCGGGTCCGCGGCAGGCACGGCGTATACATGGGGGAAAGACGAGCGAGTCACCCACCAGATCTGCGTCGACTGTGCCGTCCAAGAGCATCCCGATCCCGACGAGCGGGATCACCACGCCTGTGATAGCTGTGGCCTCGTCGTCGACGCGCTCACTGCGCTCACGCGATTCCGTGTTGAACTCGGGCATCTCGAAGGGCCGGTGCAGCTGTGTACTCGCTGTAACCCCGGTGGCCCCGCGACGTACTGGACACGGGACCTCGAGACGCACGTCGTCGATGAATAG
- a CDS encoding MarR family transcriptional regulator codes for MPIDIETFESSPEDRLQHSGETNADRVMRFLAAHPDQAFTQSEIQDATDVKAGSISVVLSRLEDRGLVRHKGNYWALGEADDVAAYASMRESTRAANDRFGEEDMDEWLEHAVDDEDEATE; via the coding sequence ATGCCCATCGACATCGAGACGTTCGAATCCTCTCCCGAGGACCGCCTCCAGCACTCCGGGGAGACGAACGCCGATCGCGTGATGCGATTCCTCGCCGCACATCCCGATCAGGCGTTCACACAGAGCGAGATTCAGGATGCGACCGACGTGAAAGCCGGGAGCATCAGCGTCGTCCTCTCTCGACTCGAAGATCGGGGTCTCGTCCGGCACAAGGGCAACTACTGGGCGCTCGGTGAAGCCGACGACGTCGCCGCGTATGCCAGCATGCGCGAGAGTACGCGGGCGGCCAACGACCGCTTCGGCGAGGAAGACATGGACGAGTGGTTGGAGCACGCCGTCGACGACGAGGATGAGGCGACTGAATGA
- a CDS encoding type II toxin-antitoxin system PemK/MazF family toxin: MSYQRGDVVWGPDPFKSGENPRPWLILNNDSHPFGDEEYMTVTLTTTPHDEGVPLEDGDWVEGGMPRQSYASPWALASPKHAAIVRRQGRLEESFVQTVVDELETYLEAPTEE, translated from the coding sequence ATGAGTTACCAGCGCGGGGATGTCGTCTGGGGACCCGATCCGTTCAAGTCGGGTGAAAACCCGCGTCCGTGGCTGATCCTCAACAACGACAGCCATCCGTTCGGTGATGAGGAGTACATGACGGTCACGCTGACGACGACGCCCCACGATGAAGGGGTTCCCCTCGAAGACGGCGACTGGGTTGAGGGTGGGATGCCCAGGCAGAGCTACGCCTCGCCGTGGGCACTCGCGTCGCCGAAGCACGCCGCGATCGTCCGACGGCAGGGTCGCCTCGAGGAATCGTTCGTCCAAACCGTCGTCGACGAGCTTGAGACCTATCTCGAGGCACCGACCGAAGAATAA
- a CDS encoding RNA-guided endonuclease InsQ/TnpB family protein, with amino-acid sequence MRRTNTFDIVPRSETTEEILVRVLDASASLWNTLTYDRRQQFFEGESVWECDGYYDEYVDVLGGATTQQIARVNDTAWRSFFELLDEPEYDPSPPGYWGNRDDGRELRTYIRNDAYTLQWNERSRLEIPIGMDLKDEYGFGMYERLRLPVRGDPKWCGDAGRLEISYDSVEETYRVHQSVTIDDVEESRSDGSESAALDLGANVLVACTTTTGEQYLYSGQTPFDRFRETTNAIANAQAKLPDGQHSSQRIKRLYRKRSRRRDHAVNALLRDVVERLDEAGVTTLYHGDLTGVLGEYWSVEANLKARTFWAHRQCIDRLGSVCEEYGIDVEAISEAWTSQTCPECGERDRTRRHRETLTCPCGFDGHADLVASRTLLERATNTTVRPTARPVRFQWDDHQWFPVEGAAVSPNE; translated from the coding sequence ATGAGACGAACGAATACCTTCGATATCGTTCCCCGGTCCGAGACGACAGAAGAGATTCTCGTACGGGTGCTAGACGCCTCGGCAAGCCTCTGGAACACACTCACCTACGACCGCCGACAGCAGTTCTTCGAAGGAGAGAGTGTCTGGGAGTGCGATGGCTACTACGACGAGTATGTCGACGTACTCGGCGGTGCGACGACCCAGCAGATTGCCCGCGTGAACGATACCGCGTGGCGGTCCTTCTTCGAGCTTCTCGACGAGCCAGAATACGATCCGAGTCCCCCCGGCTACTGGGGAAATCGAGACGATGGCCGAGAGCTGCGAACCTACATTCGAAACGACGCATACACGCTCCAGTGGAACGAGCGCTCACGACTGGAGATACCCATCGGAATGGACCTCAAAGACGAGTACGGGTTCGGGATGTACGAGCGGCTTCGGCTACCGGTTCGGGGCGATCCAAAGTGGTGTGGAGACGCTGGCCGCCTCGAAATCTCGTACGACTCGGTCGAAGAGACGTACCGTGTGCATCAATCCGTAACCATCGACGACGTCGAAGAGAGCAGATCAGATGGCTCCGAGTCCGCTGCACTCGATCTCGGTGCGAATGTGCTCGTCGCCTGTACGACAACGACCGGGGAGCAGTATCTCTACAGTGGACAAACCCCGTTCGATCGGTTCCGAGAGACGACTAACGCTATCGCCAACGCCCAAGCGAAACTCCCCGACGGACAACACTCCAGTCAGCGAATCAAGCGTCTCTATCGCAAGCGCTCTCGACGGCGCGATCATGCGGTGAACGCGCTCCTCCGTGACGTAGTTGAACGGTTAGACGAAGCTGGTGTTACAACGCTCTACCACGGCGATCTCACCGGAGTGCTCGGTGAGTACTGGTCGGTGGAGGCGAATCTCAAAGCACGGACCTTCTGGGCGCATCGGCAGTGTATTGATAGACTCGGATCAGTCTGTGAAGAGTATGGAATCGACGTAGAAGCAATCTCGGAGGCGTGGACGTCCCAGACCTGTCCAGAATGTGGCGAACGGGACCGAACACGCCGGCATCGAGAGACGCTCACCTGTCCGTGTGGTTTCGACGGCCACGCCGACCTCGTTGCTTCGAGAACATTACTCGAACGAGCAACGAACACAACAGTCAGGCCGACGGCACGGCCCGTGCGGTTCCAGTGGGACGATCACCAGTGGTTTCCCGTTGAGGGTGCCGCAGTGTCGCCCAACGAATAG